In Capillimicrobium parvum, a genomic segment contains:
- a CDS encoding DEAD/DEAH box helicase has protein sequence MDVFALRDQLVADYGRYAESFFAIRDDRIREHVEAEVQRGALWPEPPLQLNPAFEEGGLVDELVAEGVLHEQCGGIFRVGKTGRTGGRGLRFHRHQAEAIRVARDGHTYVLTTGTGSGKSLAYIVPIVDRVLRLGPRDGRLKAIVVYPMNALANSQEGELQKFLCEGFPGGRGPVSFRRYTGQESDDERQAIRANPPDILLTNYVMLEYILTRPDDRPLVDAAEGLAFLALDELHTYRGRQGADVALLVRRLREACRAPDLQIVGTSATLAGPGTYAEQRTEVAKVASRLLGTTVDPAHVIGETLSAATAPANLTEQAFRRELTARIGQEPPNDFDSFVADPVARWIERTVGVRPSDDDGRLVRCPPRPLKGPDSASAMLAEVTGAPEDACEETIRRTLMAAVAIDGPSDLPTFAFRLHQFFSGGASVAASLEAEDARAISMSGQQYVPGAGREALLLPLVFCRECGQEYYSVREGFSGEDRAYEGRELNDAAFGPGERNGFLYFSTENPWPAELADQLDRLPPDWLEVGTRRVKSSQRKNLPSEVTVDRLGRRSTNGLTGVFVGAPLRFCLNCGVAYGPRTGDFVKLATLGAGGRSTSTTILGVSAVRHLREKSGLPSEQQKLLSFSDNRQDASLQAGHFNDFVQVGLVRSALYRAAVKAGEDGLDYLTVAQRTFEELGLDPSEYASNPGLKGGAKLATDKAMRDVLAYRLYTDQQRWRITSPNLEQAGLIVMRYAHLEDCAADEDEWTKDLPAWFSDDVDEREAHPALASAEPAHRLRAARVLLDYLRRELAIKADPLDRELQEQLKAASNQHLQIRWAFDEQERPTFSSVAYPRPRSGLGEDRTAVFMSPRGSFGRFLRRPGVFPLLQHPMTLDDTARVIAGLLEALAVYGLVERVAEPTGEDGVPAYQVSAAALRWNAGDGTTPFHDELRKPAQSKEGGKTNPFFVDLYRNMVATEGRGIEAREHTAQVPAGLREKREDDFRSGELPVLFCSPTMELGVDIASLNVVNLRNVPPTPANYAQRSGRAGRSGQPALVYTFCSSWNSHDQFFFRRPELMVSGQVAPPSLDLANEDLIRAHVHAIWLGETDLKLKKSLSDLLDVDGSPPSLELRDEVRDKISNPAARDRARQRAKAVLEGLSDELSDADWFHVRWLDGVLGLVEPNFDQACDRWRELYRAALASLDAQNAVLKDASSTFKSKTEAKRRIAEAVSQLDLLRADTGPSFQSDFYSYRYLASEGFLPGYNFPRLPLSAYIPGRRLKGTDDEFLSRPRFLAITEFGPRSIIYHEGARYEVHQVILPPAGEEGVPFARAKLCDLCGYLHEIEDGGGPDVCERCGHELSLALTELLRLQNVQTRRRDRISSDEEERQRQGYEVRTGVRFDPTSGHREGQVLDVDGNPLARIEYGAAATLWRVNLGWARRAEKEVHGFGLNLKNGRWESNSQAPLPDSDDPNKDAADLKRVIPFVEDRRNCLVIEPQEPLELEVVASLQAALKRGIQAVFQLEDQELAVEPLPDAKTRRLVLFFESAEGGAGVLRRLLDPGRLAEVARAALDICHFDPDSGVDRGRASGASEPCEAACYDCLLSYGNQRDHRFLDRQRVVDVLRALAAAEVQADAPPPPSNGHLEGLRRLSQSSLEQAFLDLLVAQGRKLPSHAQRLVARAQARPDFTYEDEMVVVFVDGPLHDSDHIAAKDATARENLADLGYTVLAFRYDEQDGWGTILDANPSTFGRKN, from the coding sequence TTGGACGTTTTCGCACTCAGAGATCAGCTCGTCGCCGACTACGGTCGCTATGCCGAGAGCTTCTTCGCCATCCGCGACGACCGCATTCGCGAGCACGTGGAGGCCGAGGTCCAGCGCGGGGCCCTCTGGCCGGAACCTCCGCTCCAGCTGAATCCAGCGTTCGAGGAGGGCGGCCTCGTCGACGAACTCGTGGCGGAGGGCGTCCTGCACGAGCAGTGCGGCGGCATCTTTCGCGTCGGTAAGACCGGGAGGACCGGAGGCCGGGGTCTGCGCTTCCACCGCCATCAGGCCGAGGCCATTCGGGTTGCGCGTGACGGGCACACCTACGTCCTGACCACGGGCACCGGCTCCGGCAAGTCGCTGGCGTACATCGTGCCGATCGTCGACCGCGTGCTGAGATTGGGACCGCGAGACGGGCGACTGAAGGCGATCGTCGTCTATCCGATGAACGCGCTGGCCAACAGCCAGGAAGGCGAGCTCCAGAAGTTCCTTTGCGAAGGGTTTCCGGGTGGCCGCGGCCCGGTCTCGTTCCGGCGTTACACGGGACAGGAGTCCGACGACGAGCGGCAGGCGATCCGCGCCAACCCGCCGGACATCCTCCTGACCAACTACGTGATGCTGGAGTACATCCTCACCAGGCCGGATGACCGGCCGCTGGTGGATGCCGCCGAGGGCCTCGCGTTCCTTGCGCTGGACGAGCTGCACACCTACCGCGGTCGTCAGGGCGCGGACGTGGCTCTGCTGGTTCGCCGCCTGCGCGAAGCCTGCCGCGCTCCGGACCTCCAGATCGTCGGCACATCGGCAACGCTCGCCGGCCCCGGAACCTACGCCGAGCAGCGCACGGAGGTCGCGAAGGTCGCTTCCCGGCTCCTCGGGACCACCGTCGACCCAGCGCACGTCATCGGCGAAACCCTGAGCGCGGCGACCGCGCCGGCCAACCTCACAGAACAGGCGTTTCGCAGGGAACTGACTGCCCGCATCGGACAGGAGCCGCCCAACGACTTCGACAGCTTCGTCGCCGATCCCGTTGCCCGATGGATCGAGCGCACGGTCGGCGTGCGCCCGAGCGACGACGACGGCCGCCTCGTGCGTTGTCCACCGCGACCCCTCAAGGGGCCGGATAGCGCCTCCGCGATGCTGGCCGAAGTAACCGGGGCCCCCGAGGACGCCTGCGAGGAGACCATCCGTCGCACCCTCATGGCCGCCGTCGCGATCGACGGTCCGAGCGACCTGCCGACCTTCGCATTCCGTCTGCATCAGTTCTTCAGCGGAGGCGCAAGTGTGGCGGCCTCGCTTGAGGCGGAAGACGCGCGTGCCATCTCGATGAGTGGCCAGCAGTACGTCCCCGGGGCGGGCCGCGAGGCGCTCCTCCTGCCGCTCGTCTTCTGCCGCGAGTGCGGGCAGGAGTACTACAGCGTGCGCGAGGGCTTCAGCGGTGAGGATCGTGCGTACGAGGGACGTGAACTCAACGACGCCGCGTTCGGTCCGGGAGAGCGCAACGGCTTCCTCTATTTCTCCACGGAGAATCCCTGGCCGGCGGAGCTCGCCGACCAGCTGGATCGCCTTCCGCCCGACTGGCTGGAGGTCGGTACTCGACGTGTGAAGTCGAGCCAGCGCAAGAACCTCCCGAGCGAGGTGACCGTCGATCGGCTCGGCCGGCGCTCGACGAACGGACTCACCGGCGTATTCGTTGGCGCTCCGCTGCGCTTTTGCCTGAACTGTGGCGTCGCCTACGGTCCCCGGACGGGCGACTTCGTCAAGTTGGCCACGCTCGGTGCGGGTGGGCGGAGCACCTCGACGACGATTCTCGGCGTTTCAGCGGTCCGCCATCTGCGCGAGAAGTCAGGTCTCCCCAGCGAGCAGCAGAAGCTCCTCAGTTTCAGCGACAACCGCCAGGACGCCTCGCTGCAGGCCGGCCACTTCAATGACTTCGTCCAGGTCGGCCTCGTGCGTTCGGCGCTCTACCGCGCCGCAGTGAAGGCGGGCGAGGACGGCCTCGACTACTTGACCGTCGCGCAGCGCACGTTCGAAGAGCTCGGGCTCGACCCGTCCGAGTACGCGTCCAATCCCGGTCTCAAGGGCGGCGCGAAGCTCGCCACCGACAAGGCGATGCGAGATGTGCTCGCCTACCGCCTCTACACAGACCAACAGCGGTGGCGCATCACGTCGCCCAACCTCGAACAGGCCGGCCTGATCGTGATGCGTTACGCGCATCTGGAGGACTGCGCTGCAGACGAGGACGAGTGGACGAAGGACCTTCCCGCGTGGTTCTCGGATGACGTCGATGAGCGCGAGGCGCATCCAGCGCTCGCGAGCGCAGAGCCGGCACACCGGCTCCGCGCCGCCAGGGTGCTCTTGGACTATCTGCGCCGCGAGCTCGCCATCAAGGCCGACCCGCTCGATCGCGAACTCCAAGAGCAGCTGAAGGCGGCCTCCAACCAGCACCTCCAGATCCGGTGGGCGTTCGATGAACAGGAGCGCCCGACGTTCTCCAGTGTCGCCTATCCGCGGCCCCGAAGCGGCCTCGGCGAGGACCGAACCGCGGTGTTCATGTCGCCGCGCGGGTCCTTCGGCCGCTTCCTCCGGCGCCCGGGCGTCTTCCCGCTGCTCCAGCACCCGATGACGCTCGACGACACGGCACGAGTCATCGCCGGGCTGCTCGAAGCACTCGCGGTCTACGGCCTCGTCGAGCGCGTCGCCGAACCGACAGGTGAAGACGGCGTTCCCGCCTACCAGGTGTCGGCGGCAGCGCTGCGGTGGAACGCCGGTGACGGCACCACGCCCTTCCATGACGAGCTTCGCAAGCCGGCGCAGTCAAAGGAGGGTGGGAAGACGAACCCCTTCTTCGTGGACCTGTACCGCAACATGGTCGCGACGGAGGGGCGGGGCATCGAGGCGCGCGAGCACACCGCTCAGGTGCCAGCGGGGCTCCGTGAAAAGCGCGAGGACGACTTCCGCTCCGGAGAGCTCCCGGTCCTCTTCTGTTCGCCGACGATGGAGCTCGGCGTCGACATCGCGTCGCTGAACGTCGTCAATCTGCGCAACGTCCCGCCGACACCGGCGAACTACGCCCAGCGGTCCGGTCGCGCCGGCCGTAGCGGACAGCCGGCACTCGTGTACACGTTCTGTTCGAGCTGGAACAGTCACGACCAGTTCTTCTTCCGCCGGCCCGAGCTCATGGTCTCCGGGCAGGTCGCGCCGCCGTCACTCGACCTCGCGAACGAGGACCTCATCCGTGCGCACGTGCACGCGATCTGGCTCGGCGAGACGGACCTGAAGCTCAAGAAGTCCCTCTCGGACCTGCTGGATGTCGACGGCAGTCCGCCGTCGCTCGAACTTCGTGACGAGGTCCGCGACAAGATCTCGAACCCGGCAGCGCGCGACCGCGCCCGCCAGCGCGCGAAAGCCGTGCTCGAAGGGCTCTCGGACGAGCTGTCGGACGCCGACTGGTTCCACGTGCGCTGGCTCGACGGCGTACTCGGTCTCGTCGAGCCGAACTTCGACCAGGCCTGCGACCGCTGGCGCGAGCTCTACCGTGCCGCGCTCGCATCGCTCGATGCCCAGAACGCCGTCCTGAAGGACGCGTCCTCGACCTTCAAATCCAAGACGGAGGCGAAGCGACGTATCGCCGAGGCGGTCTCTCAGCTCGATCTCCTGCGCGCCGACACCGGGCCGAGCTTTCAGTCGGACTTCTACAGCTACCGCTACCTCGCTAGCGAGGGATTCCTTCCGGGCTACAACTTCCCGCGGCTCCCGCTCTCGGCCTACATCCCCGGGCGCCGCCTCAAGGGGACCGACGACGAGTTCCTGTCGCGGCCGCGCTTCCTCGCGATCACCGAGTTCGGCCCTCGGAGCATCATTTACCACGAGGGCGCTCGCTACGAGGTCCACCAGGTGATCCTCCCGCCGGCCGGCGAAGAGGGAGTGCCGTTCGCCCGCGCCAAGCTGTGCGACCTGTGTGGGTACCTGCACGAGATCGAGGACGGCGGCGGACCGGACGTCTGCGAACGCTGCGGACACGAGCTCTCGCTCGCGCTCACCGAACTCCTGCGTCTGCAGAACGTGCAGACGCGCCGCCGCGACCGGATCTCCTCCGACGAGGAAGAACGGCAACGCCAGGGCTACGAGGTCCGCACAGGCGTCCGGTTCGACCCGACGTCGGGACACCGCGAGGGGCAGGTGCTCGACGTCGACGGCAATCCGCTCGCCCGCATCGAATATGGAGCGGCCGCAACCTTGTGGCGCGTCAACCTCGGTTGGGCAAGGCGCGCCGAGAAGGAGGTTCACGGCTTCGGTCTGAACCTCAAGAACGGACGGTGGGAGAGCAATAGCCAGGCACCGCTGCCCGATTCCGACGACCCCAACAAGGACGCCGCCGATCTCAAGCGGGTCATCCCGTTCGTCGAGGATCGCCGCAACTGTCTCGTAATCGAGCCGCAGGAGCCGCTGGAGCTCGAAGTCGTGGCGTCCCTGCAGGCGGCACTCAAGCGCGGGATTCAGGCTGTCTTCCAGCTCGAAGACCAGGAGCTCGCGGTCGAGCCTCTCCCCGACGCGAAGACGAGGCGCCTCGTGCTGTTCTTCGAGTCCGCCGAGGGCGGCGCCGGAGTGCTGCGCCGTCTTCTCGACCCCGGCCGGCTTGCGGAGGTCGCGCGCGCCGCGCTGGACATCTGCCACTTCGACCCCGACTCCGGTGTGGATCGCGGCCGTGCGAGCGGTGCCAGCGAACCGTGCGAGGCGGCCTGCTACGACTGCCTGCTCAGCTACGGGAATCAGCGCGACCATCGGTTCCTCGACCGCCAGCGTGTGGTCGATGTGCTTCGCGCTCTGGCAGCCGCCGAGGTACAGGCTGACGCGCCTCCGCCCCCGAGCAACGGGCATCTTGAGGGGCTCCGGCGGCTGTCGCAGTCGTCGCTTGAGCAGGCATTCCTCGACCTGCTCGTCGCTCAGGGCCGCAAGCTCCCGTCTCACGCCCAGCGACTCGTGGCGCGGGCACAGGCCCGTCCGGATTTCACCTACGAGGATGAGATGGTCGTGGTGTTCGTCGACGGACCACTCCACGACTCCGACCACATCGCCGCCAAGGATGCGACGGCCCGGGAGAACCTCGCTGACCTCGGATACACGGTGCTCGCCTTCCGCTACGACGAGCAGGACGGATGGGGCACGATCCTCGACGCCAACCCGAGCACCTTCGGGCGCAAGAACTGA
- a CDS encoding DEAD/DEAH box helicase, translating into MSVDTTSAFQVGSLVRARGREWVVLPESEDDLLILRPLGATDEEIAGILPALETIEPASFPPPDPEVVGDARSARMLRDALKLGFRSSSGPFRSFGRLAVEPRPYQLVPLLMALKQDPVRLLIADDVGIGKTIEAALIARELLDRGDVQRLCVLCPPHLAEQWQQELRSKFHLSPELVLPSTARRLERGLKLNESLFEAYPQVIVSTDYIKSDRHREDFVRACPELVIVDEAHTFAFGARSAGRHQRHELLRRLAADPDRHLVLVTATPHSGKEDAFRSLLGILDEELGQLPEDLSGAEREADRRKVADHLVQRRRADIREYLVDTPFPDRLSRDHTYELTPEFKRLFDDALHWAREAIQDESGDKRRQRVRWWSALALLRAIGSSPAAAAATLRNRADNIAAATVEEADELGRRSVLDESGDEDAESLDTTPGVLAAGEPDEAGDVGERLHPDRRRLLDLARAAEALQADRDPKLAEATKLVKKLVADGFAPIIFCRFIDTAEYLAEHLRPALGRNVEVMAVTGRLAPAEREQRIEKLSQHEKRVLVATDCLSEGINLQDPFDAVVHYDLAWNPTRHEQREGRVDRYGQTAPEVRVITFYGSNSPVDGAVIKVLLEKHRTIRDSLGISVPVPVDSAKVGEAILEDLILRGRDDESIFEQLTLIDTVAEERRREFHEDWDSAMERERRSRTMFAQRTIKVDEVQRELEAVQTAIGSGVEVQRFVTDAIRANGGIVVEHAGGRLEAQLDEVPRGLRDMIGSAAVKDRFEIARSGALLLDRTHPIVDAIAAHTLDTALDPHVPGIAARCGVMRTDAVERRTTLLLLRLRIHLSTKSRTGTRELLAEDSRVLAYTGSPDAPQWLDDAAADGLLLAKPTTNVPPDQQRQFAANAVAALSGLQPELNRIAEEQAAETLATHRRVRDSARALGTPSARAQTPVDVLGLYVFVPEARD; encoded by the coding sequence ATGAGCGTTGACACCACTTCCGCGTTTCAGGTCGGCTCGCTCGTCCGGGCCCGCGGACGCGAATGGGTCGTCCTGCCCGAGTCCGAAGACGACCTGCTGATCCTCCGGCCGCTCGGCGCCACCGACGAGGAGATCGCCGGGATCCTCCCGGCCCTGGAGACCATCGAGCCGGCCAGCTTCCCGCCACCAGACCCCGAGGTCGTCGGGGACGCCCGCAGCGCTCGGATGCTCCGCGATGCCCTGAAGCTCGGCTTCCGCTCCTCGTCGGGACCGTTTCGCAGCTTTGGCCGCCTCGCCGTCGAGCCTCGCCCCTACCAACTGGTGCCACTCCTGATGGCGCTCAAGCAGGACCCGGTCCGCCTGCTCATCGCCGACGACGTCGGCATCGGCAAGACCATCGAAGCGGCCCTGATCGCCCGCGAACTCCTCGATCGCGGTGACGTCCAGCGGCTCTGCGTCCTGTGCCCGCCCCATCTCGCCGAGCAATGGCAGCAGGAACTCCGGTCGAAGTTCCACCTGTCACCCGAGCTTGTGCTGCCCTCGACGGCGAGGCGGCTGGAGCGAGGGCTCAAGCTCAACGAGTCCCTGTTTGAGGCGTACCCGCAGGTGATCGTCTCGACCGACTACATCAAGAGCGACCGCCACCGCGAGGACTTCGTCCGCGCCTGTCCAGAGCTTGTGATCGTCGACGAGGCGCACACGTTCGCATTCGGTGCGCGCAGCGCAGGCCGCCACCAGCGCCATGAGCTCCTACGGCGCCTCGCTGCGGACCCCGACCGGCACCTCGTGCTCGTGACCGCGACGCCCCACAGCGGCAAGGAGGATGCCTTTCGCTCGCTGCTCGGCATCCTCGACGAGGAACTTGGCCAGCTGCCAGAGGACCTCTCGGGGGCCGAGCGTGAGGCCGATCGACGCAAGGTCGCCGATCATCTGGTCCAACGGCGCCGCGCTGACATCCGCGAGTACCTCGTCGACACGCCGTTCCCCGACCGACTCTCGCGAGACCACACCTACGAACTCACCCCCGAGTTCAAGAGGCTCTTCGACGACGCCCTTCACTGGGCGCGCGAGGCGATCCAGGACGAGTCCGGCGACAAACGCCGCCAGCGCGTGCGCTGGTGGTCCGCGCTCGCGCTGCTGCGAGCCATCGGGTCTAGCCCGGCCGCGGCGGCCGCCACACTGCGCAACCGCGCCGACAACATTGCCGCGGCCACCGTGGAGGAGGCCGATGAGCTAGGGCGCCGCTCCGTACTGGACGAATCAGGCGACGAGGACGCTGAGAGCCTCGACACGACGCCGGGCGTGCTTGCCGCCGGCGAGCCCGACGAAGCCGGAGACGTCGGCGAGCGCCTGCACCCCGATCGTCGCCGACTGCTCGATCTGGCCCGCGCCGCCGAGGCACTGCAAGCCGATCGGGACCCCAAGCTGGCCGAGGCCACGAAGCTCGTCAAGAAGCTCGTCGCGGACGGCTTCGCACCGATCATCTTCTGCCGGTTTATCGACACCGCCGAGTACTTGGCCGAGCACCTTCGTCCGGCGCTGGGGCGCAACGTCGAAGTCATGGCCGTCACCGGCCGTCTGGCACCCGCGGAACGCGAGCAGCGCATCGAGAAACTCAGCCAGCACGAGAAGCGGGTCCTCGTGGCAACCGACTGCCTGAGCGAAGGCATCAACTTGCAGGACCCGTTCGACGCGGTCGTGCACTACGACCTCGCCTGGAACCCCACGCGCCACGAGCAGCGAGAAGGCCGCGTTGACCGCTATGGCCAGACCGCGCCCGAAGTCCGGGTCATCACGTTCTACGGCTCCAACAGTCCTGTCGACGGAGCGGTCATCAAGGTGCTGCTTGAGAAGCATCGAACGATCCGCGACAGCCTTGGTATCTCGGTTCCCGTTCCGGTCGACTCGGCGAAGGTGGGGGAGGCCATCCTCGAAGACCTCATCCTGCGCGGTCGCGACGACGAGTCGATCTTTGAGCAGCTCACGCTGATCGACACCGTCGCCGAGGAGCGCCGGCGCGAGTTTCACGAGGACTGGGATTCGGCCATGGAACGCGAGCGCCGCTCCCGGACCATGTTCGCCCAGCGCACGATCAAGGTCGACGAGGTGCAGCGCGAGCTCGAAGCGGTGCAGACCGCGATCGGGTCGGGCGTCGAGGTGCAGCGGTTCGTCACTGACGCCATCCGCGCCAACGGCGGCATCGTCGTCGAGCACGCGGGGGGCCGGCTGGAGGCGCAGCTCGACGAGGTACCTCGTGGACTGCGTGACATGATCGGCTCCGCAGCCGTAAAGGACCGTTTCGAGATCGCTCGGTCCGGAGCTCTGCTGCTGGACCGGACCCATCCGATCGTCGACGCGATCGCCGCTCACACGCTGGACACTGCGCTCGACCCTCATGTCCCCGGCATCGCCGCGCGCTGCGGTGTGATGCGAACGGACGCAGTTGAGCGCCGGACCACGCTGCTGCTTCTGCGGCTCCGCATCCACCTCTCGACGAAGTCGCGAACCGGCACGCGCGAGCTCCTGGCGGAGGACAGCCGAGTACTCGCCTACACGGGCTCCCCGGACGCACCGCAGTGGTTGGACGACGCTGCTGCTGACGGGCTCCTGCTCGCGAAGCCAACTACGAATGTCCCGCCCGACCAGCAGCGCCAGTTCGCGGCCAACGCGGTCGCGGCGCTCAGTGGGCTCCAGCCAGAGCTCAACCGCATTGCCGAAGAGCAGGCGGCGGAGACCCTCGCCACACATCGCCGCGTCCGCGACAGCGCCAGGGCGCTCGGGACCCCGAGTGCGAGGGCACAGACGCCGGTGGACGTGCTCGGCCTCTACGTCTTCGTCCCCGAGGCGCGTGACTGA